One genomic window of Polaromonas sp. SP1 includes the following:
- a CDS encoding alpha-2-macroglobulin yields MKKAALALIAAVSLHAHALQIISLSPQGEIARVRQLVAKFDEGAVNFGDPKAPAPLSLSCSDAQATKGSGRWISEREWAFEFENDLPPGVSCTVNVVSTFQSPKSQPVSGKASYKFNTGGPFVQNVRPGSYQRIDEDQYFLLQLNGAATAQSIRENVWCNVEGLGERVPVKLIEGKERDELLKSQNLDKAAAKDPLRYVTLTCNRRLTSAAKVQLVYGKGVATPSGIANSVEKRYNFQVREPFSASFNCERENAQAACLPMRPMSLNFNAPVPRKVAEAIRLKGDKDTLKPTFEEGSADGDNVVTGVTFKPIFPEQAQFTIELPRDFKDASGRTLRNAENFPLKVATGAMPPLAKFAASPFGIVERYAEPNTKPGDPALLPVTLRNVEAQLPIKGLTPGLPGAAPAGKVSDLQPRTDADIIAWFRKVQRYDEYQVSRKAAAADVKGPLPKPLDQDKDYVQSRMVSLLGGQPGVKTLDLPKPVSNDPRPFEVVGIPLAPGFHVVEIASQKLGGSLLDERHGNSRTMYVRTSALVTNIGVHFKLGRENSLAWVTTLDKGTPVAGATVRVSSCSGAEVAKAVTNAQGIANFAGLSSEPPRCSGEDYRNAYFVSARSTVAGVEDLAFSWSDWHKGIEPWRFNVPTSRDAMPDAVAHTIFDRTLFRAGETVSMKHLLRTETSKGFGLPDVAPATFVVTHVGSGQQYTQPIAWRKTATGGQSAENTFAIPPAAKLGVYEVQLKGGGDSGNEGRGGRNRSFASGQFRVEEFRLPVLEGRISPSEKKALVNVQAVPTDVQINYVSGGGAVNLPVRVSALVRAKNLSYSDFEEFNFNPPRINRDQAARSDDEEATSSQDQRVIADKLPLTLDRNGAGKLTINDIPVHKQPQELLMEATYADPNGEVQTIRSVSTVWPAAVVAGIKTEGWVSSSQKIKFQALALDLTGKIAPGVSLEVKAVARITTTSRKRMVGGFYTYDNKTETKDLGSVCSGKSDSRGLLLCETKLGEPGEVELIVTAKDKDGNTIQAAGNVYVTRQGELWFGGEDHDRMDVLPEKKSYQPGEMAKFQVRMPFRFATALVAIEREGIIETQVVQLNGQDPTINLQIKEGWGPNVYVSVLALRGRLREVPWYSFFTWGYKAPREWWTSFWYEGREYVAPTALVDLSKPAFRLGLAEIRVGTKAHQLDVSVKADKESYAVRGQAKVTITARLPNGQPAANAEVALAAVDQALLELMPNDSWNLLDAMLRRRSWGVETSTAQMEIIGRRHYGRKAVAAGGGGGRSNTRELLETLLLWNPNIVLDANGQAVVTVPLNDALTTFKIVAVADSGTNLFGTGQTSIKATQDLQIISGLPPLVREDDQFRAQITVRNTTKAAMKVEVSPRATLLDLKPQTVDIPAGEAREVAWMVTAPAQLALTRAEAILWEIEAKDTISGARDGLKARQRIIPAVPLTVQQATLMQVDGTFTIDVNPPADALPGRGGLKMSLQPKLAEGMDGVRDWFANYPFICLEQKTSKSVGLRDGKLWQNVLAQLPSYLDSDGLANYFPPRDGEASRGSDALTAYLLAATHEASGINPAFALPDDARAPMERGLIAFVEGRIQREFWSPRKDLDVRKLAALEALSRYGKAQGRMLGSITIAPNQWPTHAVIDWLNILKRVADVPQREQRIAEANQVLRSRLSFQGTKLIFSTEKDDYWWWLMTNGDVNTARLMLAVMDDPAWKDDMGRLANGFIARQQKGAWHTTTANLWGGLALDKFSAKFEATPVAGVTKATLAAAAASVASVDWAKVDRVKTTDAAGAPNQTTFFGAPASPGNLRNNSMFLPWGSAAKDTLTVTHQGAGKPWLTLQSIAAIQLKAPFNAGYQIKKTITPVEQAVKGIYTRGDVIRISLEVNASADMTWVVISDPVPGGATILGGGLGRDSEIATSGEKKTGTGWPAFEERSFEAFRSYYEYLPKGVVKMEYTVRLNNVGDFALPPSRVEAMYAPEMFGEAPNARVKVEAAK; encoded by the coding sequence ATGAAAAAAGCCGCTCTGGCACTGATCGCGGCGGTCTCGCTGCACGCCCATGCACTGCAAATCATCAGTCTCTCGCCGCAGGGCGAAATCGCCCGTGTGCGGCAGCTGGTGGCCAAGTTCGATGAGGGTGCCGTCAATTTCGGCGACCCCAAAGCGCCCGCCCCACTCTCGCTGAGTTGCAGCGACGCGCAAGCCACCAAGGGTTCGGGCCGCTGGATCAGCGAGCGCGAATGGGCTTTTGAATTTGAAAACGACCTGCCGCCCGGCGTGAGCTGCACGGTCAATGTGGTCAGCACCTTCCAGTCGCCCAAAAGCCAGCCCGTCAGCGGCAAGGCCAGCTACAAGTTCAACACCGGCGGCCCCTTTGTCCAGAACGTGCGCCCGGGCAGCTACCAGCGCATTGACGAAGATCAGTATTTCCTGCTGCAGCTCAACGGCGCGGCCACGGCGCAAAGCATCCGCGAAAACGTCTGGTGCAATGTCGAAGGCCTGGGCGAGCGCGTGCCCGTCAAGCTGATTGAGGGCAAGGAGCGTGACGAGCTGCTCAAGTCCCAAAACCTGGACAAGGCCGCAGCCAAAGACCCGCTGCGTTATGTCACGCTGACCTGCAACCGCCGCCTGACGTCCGCAGCCAAGGTGCAACTGGTGTACGGCAAGGGCGTGGCCACGCCCAGCGGCATCGCCAATTCGGTCGAGAAGCGCTACAACTTCCAGGTGCGCGAGCCGTTCTCTGCCAGCTTTAACTGCGAACGTGAAAACGCCCAGGCCGCCTGCCTGCCGATGCGCCCCATGAGCCTGAACTTCAACGCGCCCGTGCCGCGCAAGGTGGCCGAGGCGATCCGCCTCAAGGGTGACAAAGACACGCTCAAACCAACGTTTGAAGAAGGCAGCGCCGACGGCGACAACGTGGTCACCGGTGTGACCTTCAAACCCATCTTCCCCGAACAAGCCCAATTCACGATCGAGCTGCCCAGGGACTTCAAGGATGCCTCGGGCCGCACGCTGCGCAACGCCGAGAACTTTCCGCTGAAGGTGGCCACGGGCGCGATGCCGCCGCTGGCCAAGTTCGCTGCCTCGCCCTTCGGCATCGTTGAGCGCTATGCCGAGCCCAACACCAAGCCGGGCGACCCGGCCCTGCTGCCCGTCACCCTGCGCAATGTGGAAGCCCAATTGCCGATCAAGGGCCTTACACCTGGTTTGCCCGGCGCCGCCCCGGCCGGCAAGGTCAGCGACCTGCAGCCCCGCACCGACGCCGACATCATTGCCTGGTTCCGCAAGGTGCAGCGTTATGACGAGTACCAGGTCTCCCGTAAGGCGGCCGCAGCCGACGTGAAAGGCCCCTTGCCAAAGCCGCTGGACCAGGACAAGGACTATGTGCAGTCGCGCATGGTGTCGCTGCTGGGCGGCCAGCCCGGCGTGAAGACGCTGGACTTGCCCAAACCGGTGAGCAATGACCCGCGGCCGTTTGAGGTTGTCGGCATTCCGCTGGCGCCCGGCTTTCATGTGGTCGAAATCGCTTCACAAAAACTCGGCGGCTCGCTGCTCGATGAGCGCCACGGCAACAGCCGGACCATGTATGTGCGCACCTCGGCGCTGGTCACCAACATCGGCGTGCACTTCAAGCTGGGCCGCGAGAACTCGCTGGCCTGGGTCACCACGCTGGACAAAGGCACGCCGGTGGCGGGCGCCACGGTGCGTGTTTCCAGCTGCAGCGGCGCCGAGGTGGCCAAGGCCGTGACCAACGCACAGGGCATTGCCAACTTCGCCGGCCTGTCGTCAGAGCCGCCGCGCTGCTCGGGCGAGGACTACCGCAACGCCTACTTTGTCAGTGCACGCAGCACCGTGGCCGGGGTAGAAGACCTGGCCTTCTCCTGGAGCGACTGGCACAAGGGCATTGAGCCCTGGCGCTTTAATGTGCCGACCAGCCGCGACGCCATGCCCGACGCCGTAGCCCACACGATTTTTGACCGCACACTGTTCCGCGCCGGCGAAACCGTGTCGATGAAACACCTGCTGCGCACCGAGACCAGCAAGGGCTTTGGCCTGCCGGACGTCGCACCTGCCACCTTCGTCGTCACCCACGTGGGCAGCGGCCAGCAATACACCCAGCCCATCGCCTGGCGCAAGACGGCCACCGGCGGGCAAAGCGCCGAGAACACTTTTGCCATTCCGCCGGCGGCCAAGCTGGGCGTGTATGAGGTGCAGCTCAAAGGCGGCGGCGACAGCGGCAATGAGGGCCGGGGCGGCCGCAACCGCAGCTTTGCCAGCGGGCAGTTCCGCGTCGAAGAGTTCCGCCTGCCGGTGCTCGAAGGCCGCATCAGCCCGTCCGAGAAAAAAGCCCTGGTCAATGTGCAGGCTGTGCCCACTGACGTGCAGATCAACTACGTCTCGGGCGGCGGCGCCGTCAACCTGCCGGTACGCGTGTCGGCCCTGGTGCGCGCCAAAAACCTGAGCTACAGCGACTTCGAGGAATTCAACTTCAATCCGCCGCGCATCAACCGCGACCAGGCGGCCCGATCAGACGATGAAGAGGCCACTTCCTCGCAAGACCAGCGCGTCATCGCCGACAAGCTGCCGCTGACGCTGGACCGCAACGGCGCGGGCAAGCTCACCATCAACGACATCCCCGTACACAAGCAGCCGCAAGAGCTGCTGATGGAAGCCACCTACGCCGACCCGAACGGCGAGGTACAGACCATCCGCAGTGTCTCGACCGTCTGGCCGGCCGCTGTGGTGGCCGGCATCAAGACCGAAGGCTGGGTGTCGAGCAGCCAGAAGATCAAGTTCCAGGCGCTGGCGCTGGACCTGACGGGCAAGATCGCCCCAGGCGTATCGCTCGAGGTGAAGGCCGTGGCGCGCATCACCACCACCAGCCGCAAGCGCATGGTGGGCGGCTTCTACACCTACGACAACAAGACCGAGACCAAAGACCTCGGCAGCGTCTGCAGCGGCAAGAGCGACTCGCGCGGCCTGCTGCTGTGCGAAACCAAGCTCGGCGAGCCGGGCGAGGTCGAACTGATCGTGACGGCCAAAGACAAGGACGGCAACACCATCCAGGCCGCCGGCAATGTGTACGTCACGCGCCAGGGCGAGCTCTGGTTCGGCGGTGAAGACCATGACCGCATGGACGTGCTGCCTGAAAAGAAGAGCTACCAGCCCGGCGAGATGGCCAAGTTCCAGGTGCGCATGCCCTTCCGTTTTGCCACCGCGCTGGTGGCGATTGAACGCGAAGGCATCATCGAAACGCAGGTGGTGCAGCTCAACGGCCAGGACCCGACCATCAACCTGCAAATCAAGGAAGGCTGGGGCCCGAACGTGTATGTCAGCGTGCTGGCCCTGCGCGGCCGCCTGCGTGAAGTGCCCTGGTACAGCTTCTTCACCTGGGGCTACAAGGCGCCGCGTGAATGGTGGACCTCCTTCTGGTACGAAGGCCGCGAATACGTGGCGCCCACCGCGCTGGTGGACTTGAGCAAACCCGCCTTCCGCCTGGGCCTGGCCGAAATCCGCGTGGGCACCAAGGCACACCAGCTCGACGTGAGCGTGAAGGCCGACAAAGAAAGCTACGCCGTGCGCGGCCAGGCCAAGGTGACCATCACCGCCAGGCTGCCCAACGGCCAGCCTGCCGCCAATGCGGAAGTGGCGCTGGCTGCCGTGGACCAGGCCCTGCTGGAGCTGATGCCCAACGACAGCTGGAATTTGCTGGACGCCATGCTGCGGCGCCGGTCATGGGGTGTGGAAACTTCGACCGCGCAGATGGAAATCATCGGCCGCAGGCACTATGGCCGCAAGGCCGTGGCGGCCGGCGGCGGCGGCGGGCGCAGCAACACGCGTGAGCTGCTCGAAACCCTGCTGCTGTGGAACCCCAACATCGTGCTGGACGCCAACGGCCAGGCGGTGGTGACGGTGCCGCTCAATGACGCACTGACCACCTTCAAGATCGTGGCAGTGGCCGACAGCGGCACCAACCTCTTCGGCACCGGCCAGACCAGCATCAAGGCCACGCAAGACCTGCAGATCATCAGCGGCCTGCCGCCGCTGGTGCGCGAGGACGACCAGTTCCGCGCGCAGATCACGGTACGCAACACCACCAAGGCCGCGATGAAAGTGGAAGTGAGCCCGCGCGCCACGCTGCTCGATTTGAAGCCGCAAACGGTGGACATCCCTGCCGGTGAAGCACGCGAAGTGGCCTGGATGGTCACGGCACCGGCGCAACTTGCACTGACGCGTGCCGAGGCCATCCTGTGGGAGATCGAAGCCAAAGACACCATCAGCGGCGCGCGCGACGGCCTGAAAGCCCGCCAGCGCATCATCCCGGCTGTGCCCCTGACGGTGCAGCAGGCCACGCTGATGCAAGTCGACGGCACTTTCACGATCGACGTGAACCCGCCGGCCGACGCCCTGCCTGGCCGTGGTGGCCTGAAGATGTCGCTGCAGCCCAAGCTGGCCGAAGGCATGGACGGCGTGCGCGACTGGTTTGCCAACTACCCCTTTATCTGCCTGGAACAAAAGACCAGCAAATCCGTTGGCCTGCGGGACGGCAAACTGTGGCAAAACGTGCTGGCGCAACTGCCCAGCTACCTTGATAGCGACGGCCTGGCCAACTACTTCCCGCCGCGCGACGGTGAAGCCAGCCGCGGCAGCGATGCATTGACGGCCTACCTGCTGGCCGCCACGCATGAGGCCTCGGGCATCAACCCGGCCTTTGCCCTGCCCGACGATGCACGCGCGCCCATGGAGCGCGGCCTGATCGCGTTTGTGGAAGGCCGCATCCAGCGCGAGTTCTGGAGCCCGCGCAAAGACCTGGACGTGCGCAAGCTGGCCGCGCTGGAGGCGCTCTCGCGCTACGGCAAGGCGCAAGGCCGCATGCTGGGCAGCATCACGATCGCGCCCAACCAATGGCCCACGCACGCGGTGATCGACTGGCTCAACATCCTCAAACGCGTGGCCGACGTGCCGCAGCGCGAGCAGCGCATCGCCGAAGCCAACCAGGTGCTGCGTTCACGCCTGTCCTTTCAGGGCACCAAGCTGATCTTCAGCACCGAGAAGGATGATTACTGGTGGTGGCTGATGACCAATGGCGACGTCAACACCGCGCGCCTGATGCTGGCCGTGATGGACGACCCGGCCTGGAAGGACGACATGGGGCGCCTCGCCAACGGCTTTATCGCACGCCAGCAAAAGGGCGCGTGGCACACCACCACCGCCAACCTGTGGGGCGGCCTGGCGCTGGACAAGTTCTCCGCCAAGTTTGAAGCCACGCCCGTCGCCGGCGTGACCAAGGCAACGCTGGCCGCCGCTGCCGCCAGTGTGGCAAGCGTGGACTGGGCCAAAGTCGACCGCGTCAAAACCACCGACGCAGCCGGCGCCCCCAACCAGACCACCTTCTTTGGCGCACCAGCCTCGCCCG